Sequence from the Synechococcales cyanobacterium T60_A2020_003 genome:
ACTGAAGGAAACGCCTTATTCTCAATACGGTGTGCTTCTTGCTGTGACCAATTACAAAAAATGTTTGGCCGTCGGGATTTTGGATTGCGAATAATTGGCCTCCCCCATAGCCCTCTGGAACCTTGACAAACCGGGTATCCGTTCCGACATAGCGCTGCTGTAGCTCGGCTGAAACCTCATCCGGACGGCGATCGTTCAGCCACCACATTTGATGAATACCCGGTAACGGATCGGCAGTGACCGAACTAGAGGTGAAAAATTGTTCAGGATTGTCAAATGTTCGCGGCGACGGTGCGATGCCCTGAGCCGTTAAATCTCCTTGCATACCTTCAAGATTGCTAGCAAAGGCAGTTTGCAGCGGAAGGGGGGCGAAGGGCGTGGGCAAAGTCAATTCAGCTGTATGTTGTGGTGCTAAGAGAAAACGACCAATGGGCGTGTCTTGGGCGTGAGTGGCGATCGCCCCGCTTCGTCCAAATCTTCCCGTGCCGCGTACAGCACATCGCTCACAATCTGCTGTTCTTGGCGCATAAGCTGAAACCAGAACCAGGCTCTCTCTAATCCAGTCGCCACGGTAAAAACCGACAATCCCACTAGCGGCACCATGACGGGGCCGCCCTTAATCACCCATTCCAACACTGGGAACATGGCCTGCTCTCTTTACTGCGGTGCAATCGTTATCCCTCATTGCTCAGAATAACGGAACCCCTTGGCGAATCTGTTTAAGAGTGGGCAAGTGAGAGACTAAGGCAAGGTTAAGCTTCTGAAGGGTGGGATGGGGATTGGGCGATCGCCCAATGGTCCCTAACCCCATCGGACGATTGAGGGGTGTCATACTGGCACGACTTGCAACGTGTGGCGATGATTGAGAGTGAGTGTCGTATCAACGGCAAAATCAGCCGAGAGCACCGCTACGACTGGAGCCGTTTGGGTAATGATCCTTACCGCATCCAGATCCTTTCCCAGTCGTTTTCATGGGTTTGCCCTAGGTTCTGGAGGGGTGGTGTAGCGTTTTAGCTCATCCGTCAACGATGCATCACGGGAGGCTGTGCGTGCCCCGGCTTCGGCGGCCCAGCGCTTGAGGCGGATGATTTGCTCATGGGCGATCGCCGCTAGGGGAACCGTTTCTTCAATAGACAGCAAAATATCTTCGGTGGTGAAATCGCGCCGCTGTCCCTGATGCAGGGTGGCAAACGCCCGGTGCATCCCGTCAATAATCACCTGCTCAATTTCCGCACCGCTAAAGTCCTTCGCCTGTTTTGCTAGCAGAGGCAGGTTAAACTCCCGTAGCCGGCTGGGACGCAGGCGTTGTAGGTGTACCTTAAAAATATCTTGCCGTTCCGAAAGCGTCGGTAAGTTGAGAAAAAAGATCTCATCAAACCGTCCTTTTCGCAGCAGTTCTGCGGGCAAAATCTGCACGTTATTGGCCGTTGCTACGATAAAGACTGGACTCGTTTTTTCCTGCATCCAGGTAATTAAACTGCCAAAGACCCGCCGACTGGTTCCCGAATCGCCATCGACGCCGCTGGTAATGTTGCCAAAGGCTTTATCAATTTCGTCAATCCATAGGACACAAGGGGCGATCGCCTCGGCAAGCTGAATCATTTGGCGAATCCGGCTTTCACTTTCCCCCACAATGCCGCCAAACAAGCGTCCCGTATCCAGTCGCAGCAGGGGGAGTCTCCATTCGTGGGCGATCGTCTTTGCCGAAAGGGATTTGCCCGTGCCCTGAATGCCTACCAGCAGCACCCCTTTCGGGTTGGGAATGCCATACCGTCGCGCCTCTTCGGTAAACGTGCCCTGCCGCATCCGCACCCAATCTTTGAGATTGTCTAACCCGCCCACGCTGCTGAGGGAATCCTGAGTTGGATAAAACTCTAGAATTCCCGTCTGGCGGATCGCTTGCTTTTTCTCATCTAGCACCCTTTGGATATCACTTTCGTTGATGCACTGCTTGGTGGCGATCGCCATTGCCAGCACCCGCCGAATTCGGGCACGACTCAAGCCTTGACACGCTTTGATCAACTGCTCCTTGGCTAAGCCCTCAATTTGAAATTGATTGGTGGGAACCGTTTGGGCAATCAGGCGTTCGATATCGCTTGCCGTGGGTAACGGGAAGTCGATTACGGTGATATCTTCGGCCAGATCCGTGGGGATGTCTAAGGTTGGGCTGAGGAGGATCACGGTTTTGCGACTGCGTTTCAGATCCCGCACTAGATTCTTCAATTCCCGGATAATCGGAGCCTGTTTCTCCTGAATCGGAGCTTTCAAAAATGGGTGCAAGTCTCGCAGGACAAAGATCACCGACTCTTGCGGTGTGACACTAGCGACCCGACTCAACGCCGCCATCACCGAGCCTTTGCCGGAACCGTCATCCTCCCATCCCCGCACCACATCCCACAGCAATAGTTTTCGGGGAGACGTTGCCTGGGTCGCTACGGCCTGCAGCATCTCTTCCACAGGTTCCTCTTCGACGGAAACGATGTAGAGGATCGGAAACCGTGCTCGGATCATCAGATCCAGTTGATTCACCATCGGATGATTGGACATACCTTGTTCGTTCGCCACCTATTGTCTCCGTTCCGCGATCGCACTCAATCCGTTAACAAATTCGTTGCAGTTCCCAAACTCGGCATCCATTCCAAGCCTACTGCTCTACACTTTGGGTACGTTTGCGTCTGTTTTCTAGTCTATTTCCCTCCAATGGCTTCTCCGATCCAATCTTCACGGTTTTCTTTGGCAACGACTCTCTATGCTGCATTGACTGGAGGTCTAACCTGGATTGCCGTCGTTCTGCAATTCCATATCACGACTAATAAGGCGATTGAGGATGGCCTGGGATTCTGGATCGGTGCAACGCGATACTTTGGTTACTTTACGGTGCTGACCAATTTG
This genomic interval carries:
- a CDS encoding AAA family ATPase, coding for MIRARFPILYIVSVEEEPVEEMLQAVATQATSPRKLLLWDVVRGWEDDGSGKGSVMAALSRVASVTPQESVIFVLRDLHPFLKAPIQEKQAPIIRELKNLVRDLKRSRKTVILLSPTLDIPTDLAEDITVIDFPLPTASDIERLIAQTVPTNQFQIEGLAKEQLIKACQGLSRARIRRVLAMAIATKQCINESDIQRVLDEKKQAIRQTGILEFYPTQDSLSSVGGLDNLKDWVRMRQGTFTEEARRYGIPNPKGVLLVGIQGTGKSLSAKTIAHEWRLPLLRLDTGRLFGGIVGESESRIRQMIQLAEAIAPCVLWIDEIDKAFGNITSGVDGDSGTSRRVFGSLITWMQEKTSPVFIVATANNVQILPAELLRKGRFDEIFFLNLPTLSERQDIFKVHLQRLRPSRLREFNLPLLAKQAKDFSGAEIEQVIIDGMHRAFATLHQGQRRDFTTEDILLSIEETVPLAAIAHEQIIRLKRWAAEAGARTASRDASLTDELKRYTTPPEPRANP